One Verrucomicrobiota bacterium genomic window, TGGTAGACGGGGTTATCCACCATCTCGGTCTCGCCGGCCATCTCGTCGCCGGCCAGGACCACGGCTGGAATCAGGGTGAGTGCGCAAAGGACCAGAATGCTCCGCAACATGGATATTGCTCCTTGACTAGCGAATCGTCGTCTTGTTGTTCTGATCGGTCTGGGTCGTTCCGCCGGTCGCCGATCACGGCGGCGGACAGTAACGCAGCGCTTCCGTGTGTGCTGCCCTTCCTTCCCATGGTCTTCGACTCATGCCCCTTCTCGGTCGAAGCCGGTTTGTGATCTGCATGGGCTTGCGCATGCGGCGTCGCCCATGAATGACCTTGGGGCCACCGCTGCAGTCAGCGGGAAAAGGGATGCGGCACGTGGGCCGTTACTTTGGCGGGGGATGAACGATGATGGTGTGTGTGCTCATAGCCATGACCCGAACTGCTTGATCGGGTCAAGCGCCTCCAGTGCGACCTGCCGACAAGACAGAAATATCACACAAGTCGCCGCGCCACACAAGTACAGAATGGACCGCGCCGCTAAGTCGGGGGGGGGTGCGGTTGCTGCGCAAGACACGTTTTACGAGGTGGTTATGCGAGGACGTCCGCCGCGCTATTCGAGCGCCTCGTACAGCGCGCTGGCGCGTTCTTCGTCTTTGACGACAAGGATCTGGCACTTGGCGCGGCGGAGCATCTGCTCCTTGGGGTCGAGGAAGGTCTCGCGGCGGCTGGTGAACTCCTCGATCGCGTTTACGACGAGCAGGTCGATGCCGAGTGCCTCGAGTTGTTTGCTGATCTCGTGCGCGGGCTCGCCTTTGAGCAGGATGGGGGTGATTTCGACACCCTTGGCGCGACCGAGCTGGCGGACGTGGTTGAGGTAGCGTTTGCCGTCCTCCTCGAGATCGTACTCGTAGTCGGCGGCCTCGGCCTTGATGAAGATGCGGACGCGCATCAAGTCGTCGAGCACCTTGGTGTCGACGACGTAGGCGGCCCAGAGGGGGGCGGCGTGGAGCTTGGCCGTGACGATGGCGTACTCGGCGGCGGTGATCGAGGTGTCGCTGCCGTCGATGTAGACGAGGATCCTGTTGACGGTCCTGAGTTGCTCAGGCATGCGTCGCGCGCCTCCTGGCTTCGAGCCGGTTCTTAATGAGCTTGAGCACGAAGAACGCCTCGCGCTCGGCCTCCTCGAGCACCCCGCTGATGTACTTGATCGACTCCCGGAAATCGGGGAGCGCGATCTTCTCGAGCGCGTTGACGCGCCGGATCGTCTTCTTCACTTCCTCGGTGAGCCGGGCCACGGTAACATTGGTCTCGGCGTACTTGCCGAGCAGGTGGAGTATGTCGCGGAAGTTCGCCAGCGACTCGTCGAGCCAGAAGCTCGTATCCCCAAGGCTGTAGTGCGGCGGCCGCTCGACGATCTCGGTGTCGACCACGGGCACGCTGACGCCCATAATGCGTCGCGATCCGATGCGTACGGAGGTCTTGGTGTCGACCGCGTGCGCGGCGGCAGTCACGGCACGCCGTCCCATGCGCACCACGGCCCGTCGCAACGCAGCATACGCGAGCGCGAGCGCCTCGTCAACTTGGCGCTGGAGCTCTTTGGCGCGGTCCATGATGCCCATGAGCTCGGCAACGAGGATCTCGCGCTTCTGCTCGAGCAGCTCGTGGCCCTCGCGCGCGAACTGGAAATCGCGCTTGAGCCGGAGCAGATTCGTCTTTGTCGGGGCAATGCCGTATCGGGCCATAAGTCTCTATCCGTGCGGTGTCGCAGACAGACGCGCCGGGCGCGTTCGTCCGGGCAACAGGCCGACTAGGCCTGTTGCCCATTCCCGTAGTACTTCTGGATCTCCTCATCGGTGATGCGCGTCAGCTCGTCCTTGGGCAGCATCGAGATGACCTCCCAGCCCAGGTCGAGCGTCTGCGCGATCGTGCGGTTCTCGTTGGTGCGCTGGCAGAGAAACCGCTTCTCGAACGCCTCGCCGAACTTGAGGTACTCGTGATCGAGCGGCGCGAGCTCTTCCTCGCCGATGACGCTGGCGAGCGCGCGCACATCCTTGACCCGCGCGTAGGCGGCGAAAAGCTGGGACGCGATATGCGCGTGGTCCTCACGCGTCATGCCGGGGCCGATGCCGTCCTTCATGAGGCGCGACAGCGACGGCAGGCCGGCGATCGGCGGGTAGATCTCCCGTTGGTGCAGATCGCGCTCCAGAACGATCTGGCCTTCGGTGATGTAGCCCGACAGGTCGGGCACGGGGTGCGAGATGTCGTCATTGGGCATGGTGAGGATCGGCATCTGAGTGATCGAGCCGTCGATGCCGAGGATCTTGCCGGCGCGCTCGTAGATCGACGCGAGGTCGCTGTAGAGGTAGCCGGGGTAGCCTTTTCTCGACGGGATCTCGCTGCGGGCCGTGGCGATCTCGCGCAGCGACTCGCAGTAGTTCGTCATGTCGGTGAGGATGACCAGGACGTGCATGTTGGCTTTGAAGGCGAGGAACTCGGCCACGGTGAGCGCCGTGCGTGGTGTGATGAGCCGCTCGATCGACGGGTCGTCGGCCAAGTTGAGAAAGAGCACGACGTTCTCGAGGGCGCCGGTCTCCTCGAAGCTGCGCGTGAAGAAGTTGGCCACGTCGTACTTGATGCCCATGGCGGCAAAGACGACGGCGAACTGCGTCTTCTCGCCGAGGATGGTCGCTTGGCGCGCGATCTGCGCGGCGATTATGTTGTGCGGCAGGCCGTTGCCCGAGAAGATCGGCAGCTTCTGGCCACGCACGAGGCTGTTCATACCGTCGATGGCGCTCAGGCCGGTCTGGATGAACTCGCGCGGGTAGTCGCGCGCCGTCGGGTTGATCGGCAGGCCGTTGACGTCCTGCTTATCCTCGGCGATCGGGCGCGGCAGCCCGTCGCGCGGGCGGCCGATGCCGTCGAAAACGCGGCCGAGCACGTCGCGCGACACGGGTATCTCAAGCGGCTTCCCCTTGAAGCGCACGCGCGTGTGCGGCAGCGTCAGCCCGCTCGTGCCCTCGAAGACCTGGATGACGGCTCGATGGTCGCTCGTTTCGAGGATGAGGCCCGTGCGAACGCGGCCGTGCACATCGACGACCTCGACCATTTCGTTGTAGCCGACGTTGTGGATGTTCTCGACGACGAGCAGCGGGCCGACGACCTCGGCGATGCCGACGTATTCGCGGTCGGTGAACTTAGAGCTCTGCGGGCTGGTCATAGATCGCCTCCAGGTTGTCGAACGCGCGTTCGAGGCGGCGCTGCAGGTCGTCAAGCCGCTCGACCTGGTCGTTGGGCACGGTGAACTTCATGCGGATCATCTCGGGGTAGATCTTCATGCGTTTGACTTTGACGATCGTGGCGCCCTTGCGGATGAGCGCGTCGCCCCGCTCGTGGAACGTCAGAATGATGCGCAGCATCTTGGTCTGCTTGGCGATGACGGCGAACATGTCGACGGGATCGAACGCGCTCTGCTGCAGGAACGCGTTCTTGAAGATGTGGCACGTCTCGAGCACGAGGCGCTGGGTGTCGGGCAGCACGTCGGGCCCGACGAGTTTGACGACCTGCTGGAGGCGCGCCTCACGCTGGAGCAGGTCCATGATCTTGTTGCGGTTCGCGCGCCACTCACGGTCGACGTGCTCTTCGAACCACGGGGCGATCTCGTCGATGTACTCGCTGTAGCTGTCGAGCCAACCGATGGCCGGGTAGTGGCGCGCGTTGGCGAGCTGGCGGTCGAGGCCCCAGAAGCAGCGCACGAAGCGCCGCGTGTGCTGCGTGACCGGTTCGGAGAAGTCGCCGCCCATGGGTGAGACGCTGCCGATGGTGGTTACCGAGCCGGTGGTCCCATTGGAGTTGTTCACCATGCCGGCGCGCTCGTAGAACTCGGCGAGCCGCGTCGGCAGATAGGCCGGGTACCCCTCGTCAGCGGGCATTTCCTCCATGCGGCCCGAAAGCTCGCGCAACGCCTCCGCCCAGCGCGAGGTCGAGTCAGCCATGATGGCCACGTGATAGCCCATGTCGCGGTAATACTCGCCGAGCGAGATGCCGGTGTAGATCGACGCCTCGCGTGCGGCCACGGGCATGTTCGAAGTGTTGGCGATGATGATCGAGCGCTCCATCATCGACTTCTGGCTGCGCGGGTCGATGAGCTTGGGGAACTCGAGCAGCAGGTCGGTGATCTCGTTGCCGCGTTCGCCGCAGCCGACGAAGATGATGATGTCGGCGTCGCACCACTTGGCGAGCGACTGCTGGATCATCGTCTTGCCGGTGCCAAACCCGCCGGGCACGGCGACCGAGCCACCCTTGGCGAGCGGGAACAGGGTGTCGATCACGCGCAGTCCCGTAACGAGCGGCATCGTGGGCGGCAGTTTCTCTTTGCACGGGCGCCGGCGCCGCACGGGCCAGCGGTGGTAGAGCTTCAGCTCGTGTGTTGTGGCGCCGTCGGTGATCCGCGCGATGACTCGCTCGATGGTGTACAGCCCCTCGGGCGCGACCCATTCGATCGTGCCGGCCACGTCGGGCGGCACGAGCACGCGGTGCTCGATCATGGCGGTCTCGGGCACGGTGCCGAGCGTTGTGCCGCTGCTGACCGTGTCGCCCGCCTTCACCGCCGGGGTGAAGAGCCATTCCTTCTGCCGGTCCAGCAGCGGGACCTGGATGCCGCGCCGGATGTACTGGTCGCCCAAGGTGCGGATGACCATGAGCGGCCGCTGCACACCGTCGAAAATGCCGCCCATGATGCCGGGGCCGAGCTCGACGCTCAGCGGCATGCCGGTGCCGAAGACGGCCTCGCCGGGGGTCAGCCCCGTCGTGTCCTCGTAGACTTGGGCGGTGGCGAGGTCGCCCTGGACTCGCATGATCTCGCCGAGGAGGTGCTCGGTGCCGACCTCGACGAGCTCGAGCATCTGCGCCTCGCGGGCGCCGGCGATCTCGACGACGGGACCGACGACACGCTTGACTGTACCTATGATCTTCTCTGCCACGTCCTGCTTACCTTCTATTGACTGTCGACCGACGAACGGGTCTTGCCCGTTCGTCTAGGTCTGAGGCTCCGCCTCGGACACGAAGACCTCGTGCGAAACGATGAGTTGGAGCTCGTCGGCGAGGCGGTCCATGCGTGCGTCGATCGTGTTGTCGAAGAGCACCGAGCCGTCGGCGGCTCGCACAACGACACCCATCACCTTCTCGTCGAGGGCGCTCGCCGGGGTGATCGTCACAGGCCGGCCGCAGTCGCGCGCGACCTCGTCGAAAAACGCCGCGTTCGCCATGGGCTCGTCGGCCCGACTGACCGAGACGGTGACCTCGTCGCGGTCGAGCGCGCGTATGCCTTCGATGGCGAAGGCCTTGAGCATGGCGCGGTATTCGGGCGTGCCGCGCGAGCGCTCGAGTCGGGCGCGGACCTCGCCGAGCACGTCCAGGGCGAGCTCGGCGCGCGCCTTGAGCGTGGTCTTCTTGGTCTCGAGGCTCAGGTCGCTCAGGATGCGACGCTGCTCGGTGTCGGCGCGCGCCTTGGCGGCGCTGAGGATCTGCTCGACTTCGGCGGCGACCTGCCTCTGTGCCTCGTCGAGACGAGCCTGGGCGGTGCGTCTGGCGCGCGAAAGCACCTTGTCGGCTTCCTCGGCGGCGCCCCGCTGGATTTCCTCGACGAACGGTGCGGCGTCGCCGATCGAGGTCGCTTCGTCTTCTGCTCGTTTCTTCGCCATGGTTGTCTATACCTGGAATCCGATCGCTTCGCGTATCAGGTCGGCGATCGCGCGCCGACCCGGCATTGGGCCTTGGCCGTCGGGAATCTCGACCACGACAGGGAACGTGGCCCGCATGCGGTACGCGTCGACGAGTTGGCGGATGCCGGCCGCGAGCCGCTCGGTGATGAAGACGACCTGGACCTGCTCATCATTGACGAGCTGCCGGAACTGCTCGGCAAGTCCTTCGCCTCGCTCGGCCACCGTGCCGCGGATGCCCGCGAGCCGGAAGCCCAGCACGGTATCCTCGTCGCCCAGAACGTGCATGCCTGCCCGTCCCTAGATTGCGAGCATTTTGTCGACGGTGCCCAGAATCATGATCGCGATCACGAGTCCGAGCACGGCGATGCCTTCGCCGAGTGCGACGAAGATGATCGTGCGGCCGAACACCTCGGGCTTCTCGCTCACCGCGCCAACGGCGGCGGCGCCGACATAGGCTACCGCGATGCCTGCGGCGATGGCGCTTACCCCGGCGGCGATGCCGGCGGCAATCAAGCCGCTGCCGACGTTCGTGACGATCGCCTTGTGGACTTCCTTGTCGAGCGGCTTCTTCTCCGCGCTGTCGCCTTGGCCGGGCGTCTGGGCGAAGAGCGCCGTTGCCGTTACGCCGAGCACCACCACCAGCAGTGTGACGAACAGCGAGACGTGAATGAACGTCCGCAGTCGCCGAGCTGCCTGAGCTCCTGTCATCATGGCCTTTTCCTTCTCCGTTCCGATCCTATGGTGTCCGTGGTTGTTACTCAACTGGGCGCGCATCCGGCGTGGTGCCGGACGCGTGGAGTGGTGTGAACTCCTTGCCGCCCCCGATGAAGAACTTGCTGAAAAACTCATAGTACTCGAGACGCAGCGCCTGGATGCCGGCCACCAGTCCCTCGAGTGCGATCACCACGATGTTGCCGAGCACGATCACCATCACCTGGGTGACGGGGGCGAGCGCGCCGGGCAGCTTGCCCAGCATGCCGCTGATCATGAAAATCGCCGAGAGAATGCCGGCGTGGGCCAACCCGTAGGCGGCAATACGAACAAACGAGACCGTGTTGGCGAGAAACCCCGTGAAGATCTCGAAGCTCTCCATGACCGTCTCGATCATGTACATCATGCAGCCTTCGTGGAGCACCTTCTCGCGGCGGTAGAACAGCTTCCAGATCGGTCCGCGCAAGGCAAACAACACGAGTGGCGCGAAGATAAAGCCGATGATCCACCACTGCATCTGGTCGATCGTGTGCCCGAACGCCATCGATTTGATCACGATCGCAACGGCGCCCCAGTACACAACGCCACCGATGAGGCCCGTGCGCGAGAAGATGGCGTGGAACAGGTCTCCCCTGCGCAATTGCAGCCCGATATTCAGTAGAACGCCGAGGGAGAGAATCCCGATGCCGAAATAGATGGTGATCTCAAGGAAACGATTGACGTTGTGAAAGGGGTTGAACGCCCATGGGAAAACCTCGTGCCCGATGAGCGCATTGATCTCCCGGCCGAAGAATTCGCCGTAGAACACGCCGAACACCATAGCCGCCAAGCCACAGAATACCACGAGCGAGCCGACCCGCCGCATGCCGGACGAGATTGCCGGACGGCGTGCGATCAGCCAGCCGGTGAGTGCCAGCACGGCGCCTTGGCCGATGTCGCCGAACATGAGGCCGAAGATGAGCAGGAACGTCACGCCGACGATCGGCGTCGGGTCGATGCCCTTGTAGGCGGGCGTGTCGTAGCCCTTGACCAGCATCTCGAACGGCTTGAGGAACGCGGGATTCGACAGCTCGACGGGCACCTGGACCAGGCCGTCGGCGACCCCGTCGATCTCGTCGGGCGTGCGGATCTCGATGTAGCAGCGCCCACCGGCGATCTCCCTGAGCCGCTCCGCGATGCGCCGGGCCTTCTGGCGCGCGACCCAGGCCGAGATGAGCACGGTGTTGCTCGTTCCGCGTAGCGCTTCCTGAGCGCCGAGGATGGTGCGCTCGATCTCGAGCGCGGCGCGGGCGTCGCGGAGGCGGTCGGTGTTGCGCTCGCGCAGCTCGTCGAGCTCGTGCTCGGCGTCGTGTCTCTCCTGCTGGAGCTGCTCGAGGCGCTGGGCGAACTGGGCGCGCATCGCCTCGTCCGGCGGGCCTTCGGCCTTCTCGATGGGCGTGGCGCGCACCTTTGAGAGCGCCTCGGCGAGCACGGCGCGGTCACGCTTGAGCACCATGACGAGCACGGCGTCGGTGCCGTCAAGCGCCTTGAACGGGATGACGATGCTCGGCACCTGGGCGAGCTCGGAGCGCACGACCTCGATGTGCGCCCGGCTCATGCGGCCCATGAAGGTCTCCATGAACGCGAAACGCGTCGAGGGGTCGATGCCCGCTGCGCCGGTTTCGATGGCGGGCATCTCGATCACCGTGCCGATGCGGCGGATCTCGTCAGCCGCCGTACGGCGCTTGGCGAGCACGGCGCTCACCTGCTCGTTGATGGCGGCGAGCGTGTTGCCGAGCGCCTCGAGGTTCGTCCGGGGCGGCTCGGTCGGCAGCGCGGTGAGGGCGGGCCGCAGCTCGAGCTTGAGCAGGAGCGTATCGAGCTCGGTGAGCCGCTGCTCGACGGCGACGAGGCGCTCGCCCACCTGCATGGCGCCAAGCGAGGCCGTCCACGGGTCAATCTCCTCGACGCGGTGCAAGTGCACGGCGCCGAGCCGGACCATCTCGAGGGTGAGCTGGTCCAGATCGCGCCGCAACGCGAGGAGGCTGATCTGACTCATCGGCACGGGCCGAAACATCGGCGGCTGGTCCTCTCTAGCCGGTCATCTGCAGGATGAGGTTGCGTTCGATTTCGGCTGGCGTGAGCCCGTAGCGCTTGCCGTTCAGGACGCACACGAGGTTGCGCCGCTCAATCTCGGCCAGCTTGAGGTAGCCCATCACGGTCGTGATCGTGAACGGGTAACCATGCAAGCCTTTGCGCACCGCGCCAAGGTAGTAATGCCACAGGACGTCTTCCATCATCTCGAGCGTGGCGACCTCGGTCTCGATGGGCGTGACGTCTGGGAAATCGCTCACGAGTTCGCCGAGGGCGGCGCCGACGACGTGCTTGAGATCGCCGCCGCCTGCGGCGCGCCGCACGAACGGCTCGCTGACGCGCGCGCCGTTGGGGATGAGCAGGGCGAGCATCTCACCGAGCGGCATCTTGTAGTAATGCTGGAGCCGCAGCATCCAGCAGATGTTCTCGATGTCGATTTCGAGCCCGACGAGCGTGCGGGCGCGTTCGCGGTCGCCGAAGCCGAGTCTGGCGATCGCGCTCCAGAGCCGGGAGTAGTAGTCCACGTCGAGGGCCGACTCGAGGTAGAAGAGGTTCCCATGCGCGGCAAACGCGGCGGCGGCCGTCTGAAGCGGCCGGGCGTAGGGCGTGCCGTCCAGCAGGCCGATAAGCTCGTCTACACTGCGGGCGTGGCGGATCGATTCGGCCGGCAGGGGCCGGCAGATCACGCCGGGGTAGGCGAGGTGCTCGGCGCGCGGATCCTTGGTGTGCCAGAGCCGCAGGAGCACCTTGAGTTTGTCGACCTCGTGGCGGCTCATCATTGTCTCGACGACGAGCCGCGGCACCCCCCGGACGTGCTGGAGCACGGTCTGGTAGGTGGCAAGCTCGTCGATGAGCAGCCGGAACTCGACGCTGATCATGTCCTCGGTGTGGCTCAGCTCACGGGCCACGGCGCCGTAGCGCGTCTGGGCGAGCATGCCGTAGAGGGTCTCGAGGTCGGCGGCGGCGGCGAGCTGCCGGAACTGTGTATCGGTCAGGAACAGGCTGAGGCGGGCGCGCAGCTTCGCGTTGATGTAGGCGTATCGCGCCAACCCGCGCATCAGGCGCGCTCCACCTGGACGAGGCGTTCGCAGGCGCGCTGCACGGCGCGGCGCACGGCGTCGCTCTTGGCGCTCTTGAGGTCGTCGACACGCGACATCGTTTCCTCGATCCGGGCGGCGCGCTCAGCCTTGGTGCGGGCGACGGCGTCGTCGACGATCCGGCGTCCCTCTGTGTAGGCCTTCTCGCGTTCGGCCTCGACGAGGCGGCGCGCCTCGACCTCAGCGTCGGCGACGATCTTTTTCGCCTCCTCGCGCGCCGCGGCGATGCGCTGCTTGGCCTCTTCCTCGGCCTTGAGGATGGTGTCGATGACTTCCTTCATGATGGGCAATGCCTTCCCTCAGCCCGGGGCGGATAGCGGCGGATGCGGTCCTGCGTCCATCAGGCCTCAGTGATCACCGCGGATAATAAGAACCGCGTTCGAAGGTGGCAAGGAGTTTCACGGCGCCTGGAGTGGGCTTCAGGCCGGATCCCCGTTCCATGTGCGACTCCCGGTTGCCGGCGTGTGCTATACTCCACCCTGCTTGCAGCGGAGGAGATATGGACGTTCCCGACGGATTCAGAGATCGCGAAGTGGTGCAGGCGCTGGCACGTCGCATCGACGCGACCGCGCGCCGCATCGGCGCAGGGCCGGCGGGGCGCACACTCACTTTCATGGAAGTGTGCGGCACCCATACGATGGCCATGCATCGCTTCGGGCTGCACGCGCTGCTGCCCGATGGGGTGCGGCTGCTGAGCGGGCCGGGCTGCCCGGTGTGTGTCACTCCCAACCGGCTCGTGGATACGGCAATCGCCTACGCGCGCCTCAACGACGTGACACTCATGACGTTCGGCGACATGCTCAAGGTGCCCGGCTCGACCTCGAGCCTCTCTGCGGAGAAGAGCCGGGGTCGCGACGTGCGGCTGGTCTACTCGCCCACCGACGCGGTCGAGGTCGCGCGCGCCAACCCGGAGCGTCGCATTGTGTTCTTCGCCATCGGCTTCGAGACGACGACGCCGACGTGCGCGGCCGCCGTGCTCGCCGCGCGCGAGGCGGCGCTCGAAAACTTCTTCGTCGTGTCGGCAGGCAAGCTGCTGCCCCCGGCGCTCGAGGCGCTGGCGACGGGCGAGGTGCGCATCGACGGCTTCGTCTGCCCTGGACACGTGAGCGTTGTGACCGGTTTCGGCATCTACCGCGACGTTGTGGAGAAACACCACATCCCGTGCGTGATTACGGGATTCGAGCCGGTCGATATGCTCAAAGCCGTGCTGATGCTGACCGAGCAGGTTGCTGCCGGCGAGGCGCGCATCGAGAACGAGTACAACCGCGTCGTGCGGCCCGAGGGCAACCCGATCGCCCAGCAGGTTATGGCTGAGGTCTTTGTTCCGGTCGACAGCGAGTGGCGCGGCATCGGCATGATCCCGGCGAGCGGACTCGCCGTGCGCGAGGTCTTCTCAGCGCATGACGCATTGAGGCAACTACCCGTCGAGGTCGAGCCGCCGCGCGAGCACAAAGGCTGCATCTGCGGCGCCGTGCTTCGGGGCGCCAGGACGCCGCTCGAGTGCACGCTGTTCGCTACGGCCTGCACGCCGGCGTACCCGGTTGGCGCGTGTATGGTGTCGAGCGAGGGTACGTGCGCGGCCTACTACAAGTACGGAAAGGACCGGCCCCATGTCGCGCCACGAAATGTCGCGCCATAAGATAACAGGCGATGGAACCATCCAGCTCGGCCACGGCAGCGGCGGCGTGCTCACTCGCGAGCTGATCCGCGACGTGTTCCTGGCCCGGTTCGACAACCCGGCGCTCGCGCCGCTGATGGACTCGGCTCTTGTCAAGATCGGTGGCAGCGAGGTCGCGTTCACCACGGATGCCTACGTGGTCAAGCCGCTCGAATTCCCCGGCGGCGACATTGGCACGCTCGCCGTGTGCGGCACGATCAACGATCTCGCCGTCATGGGCGCGCAGCCGGTAGCGCTCTCGTGCGCCGTCATCATGCAGGAAGGGCTCGAGATTGAGCTTGTCGAGCGGATCACCCAGTCGATGCAGCGCGCGGCCGCCGGCGCGGGCGTGCCGATTGTCACGGGCGACACGAAGGTTGTCGAGCGAGCGAGCTGCGACGGGCTGTTCATCACGACGGCCGGCCTCGGTGTGTTCGACGGGCCGGATCGCCCGCGCGGTACACTGCGCGACGGCGACGCCGTGATCGTCAGCGGCGCGCTGGGCGACCACGGCACGGCCGTGCTTGTGGCGCGCGAGGGGCTGAAGATTGCCTCCTCCGTCGAGAGCGACTGCGCCGCCCTCAACGGACTCGTCGAGGCGCTGCGCCCGTTCTTTTCGGGCATCCGCATCATGCGCGACCCAACGCGCGGCGGGCTGGCCACGACGCTCAACGAGTTCGTCGAGGGCGCCGCCGGCGTGGGTATCGTGTTGCGCGAGGGCGACGTGCCGCTCAGCGACGGCGTGGCGGCGATCTGCGAGCTGCTCGGTCTCGACCCGCTCTACATCGCCAACGAGGGCAAGCTCGTGCTTGTGTGCGACGCCGCGGTCGCCGGCAAGGTCGTGGCCGCGATGCGGGCGCATCCGCTCGGCGCGCGGGCGTGTGCCGTCGGCACGGTCACGCCCACGTACCCGGGCAGGGTCTGCCTCGAGACGACCGTTGGCGGACTGCGCGTCGTCGACATGCTCGTGGCCGACCAGCTCCCGCGCATTTGCTAGGCGGTCAGTGCGCGGCTTGTGTATATAGGTTGAGGAGTCTGAGATGGTGCCCTGGGGAGGGCTCATGGACACCTACAGGTCACAGCTTATGCCCGGCGAGGTCGTGCGGCGCGCGTTGCATGCCGCGGGGCTTCGGTGTACGCCGCAGCGTCAGGCCGTCTTCGAGGAGCTTACCCGGCTGGGCGGCCACGTGAGCGCCGACATGCTGGCCGAACGGTTCCGCCGGCGCCGGGGCCGGGCCGCGCTCTCGCGCGCGACGGTGTACCGCACGCTGGCGCTCCTACAGCAGTGCGGCCTGGTGCGCGAGGTGTTGTTCACCGAGAGCCACAGCCACTACGAGGCGGTCACCAGCCACGAACACCACGAGCACATGGTGTGCACGGCATGCGGACGGGCCATCGAGTTCGATGACTCCGACCTGGAGCGGGTCCTCGCTAAGGCCGCTCGGGCCAAGGACTTCTCTCTCATATCGCACCGCATCGAGATATACGGCCTCTGC contains:
- a CDS encoding transcriptional repressor — protein: MVPWGGLMDTYRSQLMPGEVVRRALHAAGLRCTPQRQAVFEELTRLGGHVSADMLAERFRRRRGRAALSRATVYRTLALLQQCGLVREVLFTESHSHYEAVTSHEHHEHMVCTACGRAIEFDDSDLERVLAKAARAKDFSLISHRIEIYGLCDRCR